The proteins below are encoded in one region of Pseudomonas putida NBRC 14164:
- a CDS encoding pentapeptide repeat-containing protein, with product MNYLPFALLLILSPALAGSADDEGNDAPLTINGCVIAEASQCPGANLRGAKLANQDLRKMNLAGADLRDADLRHARLDLANLEKARLQGANLTRASLQQSNLRVADLSNSKLVAIQGWGLFAQGAQFAKADLSAAYLQFARLSGAKLQQANLQAADLEMAWLSKADLQGANLSDANLQEAKFGQSNLARADLRGARQHYGNFQEANMEGCKGCPDTWDK from the coding sequence ATGAACTACCTGCCATTTGCCTTGCTGTTGATACTGTCCCCTGCCTTGGCCGGGAGTGCCGACGACGAGGGCAACGATGCCCCCTTGACCATCAACGGCTGCGTCATTGCCGAAGCCAGCCAGTGCCCGGGGGCCAACCTGCGCGGCGCCAAGCTGGCCAACCAGGACCTGCGCAAGATGAACCTGGCCGGTGCCGACCTGCGTGATGCCGACCTGCGCCATGCCCGGCTGGACCTGGCCAACCTGGAAAAAGCCCGCCTGCAGGGCGCCAACCTGACCCGTGCCAGCCTGCAACAGAGCAACCTGCGTGTGGCTGACCTGAGCAACAGCAAGCTGGTGGCCATTCAGGGCTGGGGCTTGTTCGCCCAAGGGGCACAGTTTGCAAAGGCCGACCTCAGTGCAGCCTACTTGCAGTTCGCCAGGCTGTCCGGGGCGAAGCTGCAGCAGGCCAACTTGCAGGCGGCGGACCTGGAGATGGCCTGGCTGAGCAAGGCTGATTTGCAAGGGGCCAACCTGAGCGATGCCAACCTGCAAGAGGCCAAGTTTGGCCAGAGCAACCTTGCGCGTGCCGATTTGCGCGGGGCGCGGCAGCATTACGGAAATTTCCAGGAGGCGAACATGGAGGGGTGCAAGGGATGCCCGGATACATGGGACAAATAA
- a CDS encoding response regulator transcription factor: MNIVLVDDHAVVRQGYASLLRTVLPTVQVREAASGEEALARVQEQVPNLVIMDFGLPGISGLETTRRLRQRLPQLRVLFFSMHDELPLVRQALEAGASGYLTKNSAPEVLIEAVQRVLAGHAYIEQPLATQLACTSQQSTSDPRLQRMTQRELEIFTMLAKGTPMRVIAEQLCISAKTVSNHLTLLKSKLQVSSHAELVHLGINLGVVRVAG, from the coding sequence ATGAATATCGTATTGGTCGATGACCATGCCGTGGTTCGCCAGGGCTATGCCAGCCTGCTGCGGACTGTATTACCGACGGTGCAGGTGCGTGAGGCCGCCAGTGGTGAAGAGGCCTTGGCCCGGGTGCAGGAGCAAGTGCCGAACCTGGTGATCATGGACTTTGGCCTGCCGGGTATCAGCGGCCTGGAAACCACCCGCCGCCTGCGTCAGCGCTTGCCGCAGCTGAGGGTGCTGTTTTTCAGCATGCACGACGAGTTGCCGCTGGTGCGACAGGCGCTGGAAGCCGGGGCCTCGGGCTACCTGACCAAGAACTCGGCGCCCGAGGTGTTGATCGAGGCGGTGCAGCGGGTGTTGGCCGGGCATGCCTACATCGAACAGCCCTTGGCTACGCAGTTGGCGTGCACGTCACAGCAAAGCACCAGTGACCCGCGCTTGCAGCGCATGACCCAGCGTGAACTGGAGATTTTCACGATGCTGGCCAAGGGTACGCCGATGCGGGTGATTGCCGAGCAGCTGTGCATCAGCGCCAAGACTGTGTCCAATCATTTGACCTTGCTCAAGAGCAAGTTGCAGGTCAGTTCGCATGCCGAGCTGGTGCACCTGGGCATCAACCTGGGGGTGGTGCGGGTGGCGGGGTGA